One part of the Cupriavidus oxalaticus genome encodes these proteins:
- a CDS encoding trans-sulfuration enzyme family protein: MNDPVTNLGSVCAEHAHARLQPLQTFIQVADYDALLARNGAPTATTGCHTPHKGSIAAAVSSTLAALEGAEAALLNSSGKDTLSVCLLTLLRSGDHIIAQRNHSPETKNFLTRVLPKVGVDVTLVDHRDTDAFRAAITPATTLIVLEAPRYPCFDITDLAAVSSLAREHGVLTLCDNTAATPLVQMPIALDIDLVVYRSSRYISGYLDTRVGIVAGSRTLVERVRAKSMNLGSADLPDAWLLLRGIQTLRDRVEQRCRNAYAMASFLEEHPKIERVFYPGNEDHPQRSLVLRQMDAFGGSLSFNLVGGHNAAERFVGALKLSSTCIGHSADALRVASPSYPIECSEAPFEFDIDDELGVDEGLVCMEVGVGETDRLLTRIEQALRHA, encoded by the coding sequence ATGAACGACCCAGTAACGAACCTCGGTAGTGTTTGCGCGGAACATGCACATGCGAGACTGCAACCACTGCAAACATTCATCCAGGTTGCCGACTACGATGCATTGCTCGCCAGGAACGGGGCTCCTACTGCTACCACCGGTTGCCATACTCCACACAAAGGTTCTATTGCCGCCGCCGTGTCTAGCACCCTTGCGGCACTTGAGGGCGCCGAGGCAGCCTTACTGAACTCGTCGGGAAAAGACACACTTTCCGTGTGTCTATTGACGTTATTGCGAAGCGGCGACCATATCATTGCGCAACGGAACCATTCCCCCGAGACCAAGAACTTCCTCACTCGCGTCCTGCCCAAGGTCGGTGTTGATGTGACTTTGGTCGATCATCGCGACACAGACGCTTTCCGGGCAGCAATCACCCCTGCAACCACGCTGATTGTGCTCGAGGCGCCACGGTATCCCTGCTTCGATATCACCGACCTGGCTGCAGTGTCGTCGCTCGCGCGGGAGCATGGAGTGCTGACGCTCTGTGATAACACAGCTGCAACGCCCCTTGTTCAGATGCCAATAGCATTGGATATTGACCTTGTTGTCTATAGGTCAAGTCGATATATCAGCGGGTACCTTGACACTCGAGTAGGCATTGTTGCCGGCTCACGGACGCTCGTTGAACGAGTTCGGGCAAAAAGTATGAATCTCGGCTCAGCCGATCTCCCGGATGCCTGGCTGTTACTCCGCGGGATTCAGACACTAAGGGACCGCGTAGAGCAGCGATGCAGAAACGCGTATGCAATGGCGTCGTTTCTCGAGGAGCATCCTAAGATTGAGCGGGTGTTCTATCCAGGAAATGAAGACCATCCTCAGCGTTCTCTGGTGCTTAGGCAAATGGACGCATTTGGTGGCTCGTTAAGCTTCAATTTGGTCGGGGGACACAACGCTGCTGAGAGATTCGTTGGCGCGCTCAAGTTGTCATCGACTTGTATTGGCCACAGTGCCGATGCGCTCCGCGTAGCATCGCCTTCTTATCCAATCGAGTGTTCGGAAGCACCCTTTGAATTCGACATAGACGACGAACTAGGTGTCGATGAGGGACTTGTCTGCATGGAAGTTGGAGTCGGTGAAACCGACCGACTTCTGACGCGGATAGAGCAAGCGCTCAGGCACGCCTAG
- a CDS encoding threonine aldolase family protein, with the protein MIDLRSDTCSQPTDAMRQAMATAPVGDDVYSDDPTVKRLEREVAEFLGKEDAVYMVTGTMTNQVAIRAYTEPGDAVLFDQNAHVYILEGGAPAAFSGVLPRLLPGVRGVFTPGDIEAALGVPHRFFPSTIAAPVKLLCVENTHNIGGGKVWPMEQLKAVCETARRRGLALHLDGARLWHASVATGIPESTYAALFDSVSICFSKAMGAPVGSILAGPRDFISRARRFKQQIGGGFRQAGIIAAGALYALHNNRERLAEDHYHAKLLAEGIAVLPGISLDVQSVETNIVRFSVTSLPATDFADRLYERGLHVLPSGSDGIRAIPYLNITEADVRKAVSIIESVASEHADKAGTYGTQGVVQSTKNSAGY; encoded by the coding sequence GTGATTGACCTACGAAGTGACACATGCAGCCAGCCCACTGACGCCATGCGCCAGGCCATGGCGACTGCTCCAGTTGGCGACGACGTGTACAGCGATGACCCTACGGTCAAGCGTCTGGAGCGGGAGGTTGCCGAATTCCTCGGCAAAGAGGACGCTGTGTACATGGTCACCGGGACCATGACTAACCAAGTTGCTATCCGAGCTTATACCGAACCAGGTGATGCAGTCCTGTTTGATCAGAACGCTCACGTCTATATCCTTGAGGGCGGTGCTCCGGCAGCATTTTCCGGTGTGCTTCCGCGTCTTCTGCCAGGTGTACGCGGCGTCTTTACTCCAGGCGACATTGAGGCAGCTCTGGGTGTACCGCATCGTTTCTTCCCCAGTACGATTGCGGCACCGGTTAAGCTACTTTGCGTAGAGAACACGCATAACATCGGCGGCGGAAAGGTTTGGCCGATGGAGCAACTGAAAGCAGTGTGCGAGACCGCGCGTCGGCGTGGTCTCGCATTGCACTTGGACGGAGCCCGCCTCTGGCATGCGTCGGTAGCCACGGGGATTCCAGAAAGCACTTACGCCGCGCTGTTTGACAGCGTGAGTATCTGCTTTTCCAAGGCGATGGGCGCGCCAGTCGGCTCGATTCTCGCGGGCCCTCGGGATTTCATTTCTCGTGCCCGACGCTTCAAGCAGCAGATCGGCGGTGGTTTTCGTCAAGCCGGCATCATCGCTGCAGGTGCGCTGTATGCACTTCATAACAATCGGGAACGCCTGGCTGAAGATCATTACCATGCCAAGCTTCTTGCCGAGGGCATTGCGGTGCTTCCTGGCATTTCGCTGGATGTGCAGTCAGTTGAGACCAACATCGTTCGCTTCTCCGTTACGTCGTTGCCTGCGACGGATTTTGCCGACAGGCTTTACGAACGCGGTCTCCATGTGCTTCCTTCTGGTTCTGATGGCATCCGTGCCATCCCATACCTGAATATCACCGAGGCCGATGTCCGGAAAGCAGTTTCGATCATCGAGTCCGTTGCCTCGGAGCACGCCGACAAAGCAGGCACCTATGGAACACAGGGTGTCGTGCAGTCAACAAAGAATAGCGCTGGCTACTAG
- a CDS encoding AraC family transcriptional regulator, protein MKQSAEPPAFNQAKLWRESSLDDAEFLRAKYRTHSFPPHEHAEYGIGFIEQGSQAFTLNRSTRLIMPAGSVCVINPGELHEGSPATEAGWDYRMMYVSSASLQVALSDSLDDLGGVIVHFPDSVIHDDDVLSQLRAAHLCSESRGPSALEKSTRLTVALKELTRRYAQKRHQRPPSTVLPGAVKRAREYIDACISSNPSLGEIAEVAGMSPYHFLRAFKRYVGMAPHAYLIQRRVEIARHLLVKGRPIRSIAIALGYSDQAHLSREFRRFYGASPSKVVGNY, encoded by the coding sequence ATGAAGCAATCTGCAGAGCCCCCCGCGTTCAATCAAGCAAAGTTGTGGCGAGAATCCTCGCTTGATGATGCCGAGTTTCTGCGTGCGAAGTATCGAACACATAGCTTTCCGCCGCACGAACATGCCGAATATGGAATCGGGTTCATCGAGCAAGGATCTCAAGCGTTTACTCTTAACCGAAGCACGCGTTTGATTATGCCTGCAGGCTCGGTCTGCGTGATAAATCCGGGCGAGCTTCATGAAGGAAGTCCAGCGACCGAGGCAGGTTGGGACTATCGAATGATGTACGTTTCTTCTGCTTCCCTCCAGGTAGCGTTAAGCGACTCGTTAGATGATCTTGGGGGGGTGATTGTGCACTTCCCGGACTCTGTCATTCATGATGATGATGTTCTTAGCCAGCTTCGTGCCGCGCATCTCTGCTCGGAATCCCGAGGCCCATCTGCGCTGGAAAAGTCTACGCGCCTCACTGTGGCATTGAAGGAGTTGACCAGAAGGTATGCTCAAAAACGCCACCAGCGGCCCCCTTCCACAGTTCTTCCTGGTGCGGTGAAGAGGGCTCGTGAGTACATCGACGCGTGCATTAGTTCGAATCCATCGTTAGGAGAAATCGCCGAGGTGGCGGGGATGAGTCCCTATCATTTCCTTAGGGCGTTTAAGCGATACGTAGGCATGGCACCTCACGCATACCTGATTCAGCGGCGCGTCGAGATTGCGCGTCATCTGCTTGTTAAGGGGCGGCCAATTCGATCCATAGCGATAGCCCTAGGCTACAGCGACCAAGCTCACCTAAGTCGGGAGTTCCGACGGTTCTATGGCGCATCACCAAGCAAAGTGGTCGGCAACTATTAG
- a CDS encoding MarR family winged helix-turn-helix transcriptional regulator — MTGIYDDALRPVGLKITQLSLLRALDRLGAATYKEIAAEVALDKTTISRNIKLLIDSGWVTISGEEDARYKVAKLSPSGIRMLRDAEPHWRNAQTQVEREMKKFLKGPAKAALLEALETLQQVGSERRG; from the coding sequence TTGACGGGCATCTACGACGACGCACTGCGCCCTGTCGGCCTAAAGATCACACAACTGTCGTTGCTCCGGGCCTTGGATCGCCTTGGTGCGGCGACCTATAAGGAGATTGCCGCGGAGGTCGCGCTCGATAAAACTACGATCTCGCGCAACATCAAGCTCCTCATTGACAGCGGCTGGGTCACGATTTCCGGGGAAGAGGATGCGCGCTACAAGGTGGCTAAGCTGAGCCCTTCCGGCATTCGCATGCTTCGGGACGCCGAACCGCATTGGCGCAACGCTCAGACCCAGGTCGAGAGGGAGATGAAGAAATTTCTAAAGGGACCTGCCAAAGCTGCCCTGCTGGAGGCGCTCGAGACACTGCAACAAGTTGGTAGCGAACGTCGAGGATGA
- a CDS encoding DMT family transporter, with the protein MHDAGGDPLGVAYMLLGSLSVGGSFVYARRFLSGLNLSPLPLSTWQIGFALVVITSMTDFHGIARIADDTRALLGLVLGLGLSGTGLAFILYYFVVGRLGALAASSVTYIPPVVALLMGAAIADESLRPVDALAMAAILGGVYLLQSRMHSRPLPALRQRRRGVRPD; encoded by the coding sequence GTGCATGATGCCGGCGGCGATCCCCTTGGGGTCGCGTACATGCTGCTTGGTTCGCTAAGTGTGGGGGGCTCGTTCGTGTACGCACGGCGCTTTCTTTCCGGCCTGAATCTGTCGCCGCTTCCTCTTTCGACCTGGCAAATCGGCTTCGCGCTCGTCGTTATCACGTCCATGACGGACTTCCACGGCATCGCACGTATTGCTGACGACACCCGAGCTCTCCTTGGCCTCGTGCTAGGTCTCGGCCTGTCCGGCACGGGGCTCGCGTTCATTCTCTATTACTTCGTTGTCGGCCGACTTGGAGCGCTGGCAGCTTCGAGCGTCACCTATATCCCTCCAGTCGTTGCGTTGCTCATGGGAGCAGCAATCGCGGACGAGTCGCTGCGCCCCGTTGATGCGCTGGCCATGGCCGCCATTCTAGGTGGCGTTTACCTTCTGCAAAGCAGAATGCACTCGAGGCCGTTACCCGCGCTTCGACAGCGCCGGCGAGGGGTTCGGCCTGACTAA
- a CDS encoding IS5 family transposase (programmed frameshift), which produces MNNWNQGDGCDDVDDELWALIEPLLPPPKPRRKKYPGRRPVSNRAALNGILFVFKTGIRWCDLSTKLGFGSGPTRWRRLHAWQKAGVWGQLHELLLAKLRDAGQLDFSRAAVDSSSVRAVGAGGKTGPNPTDRSRPGSKHHILVDANGVPISAILTGANRNDVTQLLPLVDAIPPIRGARGRPLQKPKVIYADRGYDAEPHRQRLRNRGIKPVIAKRRTEHGSGLGKFRWVVERTHAWLHNFRRLRIRFERRADIHEAFLKLGCSLPPAPPWPQDFALSG; this is translated from the exons CTGAACAACTGGAACCAAGGGGATGGCTGCGACGATGTTGATGACGAGCTGTGGGCTTTGATCGAACCATTGCTGCCGCCACCGAAGCCGCGACGCAAGAAATATCCAGGCCGCCGCCCGGTGTCGAATCGGGCTGCACTGAACGGCATCCTCTTCGTGTTCAAGACCGGCATACGCTGGTGCGACCTGTCGACCAAGTTGGGATTTGGTTCGGGCCCGACCCGCTGGCGGCGCCTGCACGCGTGGCAGAAGGCCGGCGTGTGGGGCCAACTGCACGAGTTGCTGCTGGCGAAGCTACGCGACGCCGGCCAACTCGATTTCTCACGAGCAGCCGTCGATTCATCGTCGGTGCGAGCCGTTGGGGCGGGCG GAAAAACTGGCCCGAACCCCACGGATCGCTCGCGACCCGGTTCGAAGCATCACATCCTCGTCGATGCAAATGGCGTCCCCATCAGTGCAATCCTGACAGGCGCGAACCGCAACGACGTCACTCAATTGCTGCCGCTCGTCGATGCCATTCCGCCGATTCGCGGTGCGCGCGGCCGACCGCTTCAGAAGCCCAAAGTCATCTACGCCGATCGCGGCTACGACGCCGAACCGCATCGCCAGAGACTTCGTAATCGGGGCATCAAGCCGGTGATTGCGAAGCGCCGCACCGAGCACGGTAGTGGTCTTGGAAAATTTCGCTGGGTGGTCGAGCGTACCCACGCCTGGCTCCATAATTTCCGTCGTCTTCGCATTCGCTTTGAGCGTCGGGCCGACATTCACGAAGCATTCCTAAAACTCGGCTGCTCTCTGCCGCCAGCGCCTCCCTGGCCCCAAGATTTCGCCCTGTCAGGATAA
- a CDS encoding IS5 family transposase (programmed frameshift) — MEITEAQYRQIEHCLPRQRGNVSMSNLQILNAILYVAEHGCKWRGLPKRFGRWHTVYTRMNRWSKSGVLDRVFTELQRAQIVRIRIEAVSLDSTAVKVHPDGTGAFKKNGPQAIGKSRGGWTTKIHMVAADARTAITFALSPGQAGDAPQGRALLQSLGPPDRPLHLLMDKAYEGDETRQLALDLGFIPVVPPKSNRLEPWEYDREMYKRRNEVERLFRRLKGFRRIFSRFDKLDVMFIAFINFALIVDGLR, encoded by the exons ATGGAGATCACCGAAGCCCAATATCGACAGATTGAACACTGCTTGCCGCGTCAGCGTGGCAACGTAAGCATGTCGAACCTGCAAATTTTGAATGCGATTCTTTATGTTGCTGAGCACGGTTGCAAGTGGCGCGGCTTGCCAAAACGCTTCGGCCGTTGGCACACGGTCTACACGCGGATGAACCGATGGTCCAAGAGCGGCGTACTGGATCGGGTGTTCACGGAATTGCAGCGTGCGCAGATCGTTCGCATCAGGATCGAGGCGGTCTCGCTGGATAGCACGGCGGTAAAAGTTCATCCTGACGGTACTGGTGCAT TTAAAAAAAACGGACCCCAAGCCATTGGAAAATCCCGAGGAGGATGGACCACAAAGATTCATATGGTTGCCGCGGATGCTCGAACGGCCATAACGTTCGCGCTGTCACCCGGCCAGGCCGGTGATGCACCGCAGGGGCGTGCCCTGCTACAAAGCCTTGGGCCACCCGATCGGCCACTGCACCTGCTAATGGACAAGGCATATGAGGGCGATGAGACGCGACAACTCGCACTCGACCTGGGTTTCATTCCCGTCGTTCCGCCCAAAAGCAACCGCCTTGAACCATGGGAATATGATCGCGAGATGTACAAGCGCAGAAACGAAGTGGAGCGCCTGTTCCGCCGCCTCAAAGGCTTTCGTCGCATCTTTTCCCGATTCGACAAGCTGGACGTGATGTTCATCGCCTTCATCAATTTTGCGCTCATCGTCGACGGGCTCAGATAG
- a CDS encoding TetR/AcrR family transcriptional regulator, whose translation MGRSTRSQAAQNRARIVDAASEMFRRHGVGATSISDIMKAVGMTQGGFYNHFASKDQLASEAVAKAFEQSTAAWASAVSLHGSTREGSPTRSLVSYYLASGGSEDTCPMLAFGCARRRRADASKGIRSGNSRSFRYIHEAYGHPAFLCRSI comes from the coding sequence TTGGGCCGATCTACCCGCTCCCAAGCAGCGCAGAACCGAGCGAGGATCGTCGATGCCGCGAGTGAGATGTTTCGTCGGCATGGTGTAGGCGCGACCAGTATTTCGGACATCATGAAGGCTGTCGGTATGACACAGGGTGGGTTCTATAACCACTTTGCGTCCAAGGACCAGTTGGCCTCTGAGGCGGTGGCGAAAGCTTTCGAGCAATCGACAGCTGCCTGGGCATCTGCGGTGTCGTTGCATGGAAGTACGAGGGAAGGGTCACCAACGAGGAGCCTCGTCAGCTACTACTTAGCTTCGGGAGGCAGCGAGGATACTTGTCCAATGCTGGCCTTCGGTTGTGCGAGGCGACGGCGCGCGGATGCTAGCAAAGGCATACGAAGCGGGAACTCGAGATCTTTTCGATACATTCATGAGGCTTATGGACACCCCGCCTTCCTGTGCCGCAGCATCTAA
- a CDS encoding SDR family NAD(P)-dependent oxidoreductase, translating into MLGLPQLLPTATLGSVLVSGVGASNGLGAAIARRFAAGGYPVVIAGRNEQKLNATASELAAAGAMVKQIVGDASISTDAARFVQAAESLAPLAVAVHNAGSNRPTPFLELSQTEFETHWREHVLGGFQLGQAALPTLLKRCSGTVIFTGASGSLRGKARYAPFAVAKAGLRALAQSLAREFGPQGIHIGHVIVDGGIDGERLLALRPELKMSRGEDGLLNIAAIADAYWMLHHQHRSAWTLELDLRPWMEPF; encoded by the coding sequence ATGCTGGGTCTACCGCAACTTCTTCCGACCGCGACTCTTGGAAGTGTTCTTGTGTCCGGGGTGGGTGCGTCTAACGGACTTGGTGCTGCCATAGCGCGACGCTTCGCCGCCGGAGGGTATCCCGTGGTAATTGCTGGGCGAAACGAGCAAAAACTGAACGCGACAGCTTCTGAGCTCGCCGCTGCTGGTGCAATGGTGAAGCAGATTGTCGGGGATGCATCGATTTCTACTGATGCAGCCCGCTTCGTCCAAGCTGCCGAGAGCCTCGCACCTCTCGCTGTGGCCGTGCACAATGCGGGCTCCAATCGTCCGACTCCTTTCCTAGAACTTAGCCAAACAGAATTTGAAACCCATTGGCGGGAGCATGTTTTGGGCGGCTTTCAGCTCGGTCAGGCGGCTCTCCCGACGTTGCTGAAGAGATGTAGTGGAACTGTTATCTTTACTGGCGCAAGTGGTTCTTTGCGCGGAAAGGCGCGTTACGCTCCGTTTGCCGTTGCCAAAGCTGGTCTGCGCGCTCTCGCACAGAGTTTGGCCAGGGAGTTTGGGCCGCAGGGAATCCACATTGGGCATGTCATTGTGGACGGAGGCATCGACGGGGAACGACTGTTGGCGTTGCGCCCAGAGCTAAAGATGAGCCGCGGCGAAGATGGTCTTCTTAACATTGCTGCAATTGCCGACGCTTACTGGATGCTGCACCATCAGCACCGCAGTGCTTGGACGCTTGAACTCGACCTACGCCCATGGATGGAGCCTTTCTGA
- the istA gene encoding IS21 family transposase produces the protein MSGPRITDQQVRLYMSKRKEHSQEIAAAKAGISVRSARRIECDARLPSQKPRRYWRSRPDPFTDVWDTEVVPMLKSEPRLQAITILRKLQDDHPGQYPDSVRRTLERRISQWRAVSGPAKEIFFPQEHAPGIRALSDFTDMRALDVTIAGLRFDHRLYHFVFAFSRWEYAQVVEGGESFEALSSGLQNALWQAGGCAREHRTDSLSAAFKNLREREDFTTRYEALLEHYGMNGTRNNRGKGHENGSVESSHRYLKEAVDQALMLRGHRDFEDRAAYEEFLRDVVMRRNRRNAAAFRIEREQLMDLPPRRTTDFAEEEARVTRCSTFTVRGILYSAPSRLIGHRLKVRVYGYRLDCYLSGAMVFSTPRGSHAANSTRRSIDYRHFIDGLKRKPQAFKGLAFRNELFPREAYRRTWEQLDVRVSQRDACKTMVGLLELAAMDGIEAVLATRLEAMLSDGALPNLEALREEFAPRQADCPVIHVQMPPASCYDALLGQGAAA, from the coding sequence ATGTCTGGACCCCGTATTACCGACCAACAGGTTCGCCTCTACATGTCTAAACGCAAAGAACACAGCCAGGAGATTGCCGCCGCCAAGGCCGGCATCAGCGTACGCAGCGCTCGGCGTATCGAATGTGATGCCCGTCTGCCGTCTCAGAAGCCGCGTCGCTACTGGCGATCACGGCCCGATCCGTTCACCGATGTCTGGGACACGGAAGTCGTTCCGATGCTCAAGAGCGAGCCACGTCTGCAGGCCATCACCATCCTACGCAAGCTCCAGGACGACCACCCCGGCCAATATCCCGACAGCGTACGCCGCACGCTCGAGCGACGCATCAGCCAATGGCGGGCCGTGTCCGGCCCGGCCAAGGAGATATTCTTCCCGCAGGAGCATGCGCCGGGCATCCGGGCGCTGTCGGACTTCACCGATATGCGGGCGTTAGACGTCACCATCGCCGGCCTCCGGTTCGATCACCGCCTGTATCACTTTGTGTTCGCGTTCTCTCGATGGGAGTATGCGCAGGTGGTCGAAGGTGGAGAGAGCTTCGAGGCACTGTCCTCAGGCTTGCAGAACGCGCTCTGGCAGGCCGGCGGCTGCGCGCGCGAGCATCGCACCGACAGCCTGTCTGCGGCGTTCAAGAACCTGCGGGAGCGGGAGGACTTCACAACGCGTTACGAGGCGTTGCTGGAACACTATGGGATGAATGGCACGCGTAACAACCGCGGCAAAGGCCACGAGAACGGCAGCGTAGAATCGTCCCACCGCTATCTGAAGGAGGCCGTTGACCAGGCGCTGATGTTGCGCGGTCACCGGGACTTCGAGGATCGAGCCGCCTATGAGGAATTCCTGCGCGACGTTGTAATGCGTCGCAACCGACGTAATGCTGCGGCGTTCCGCATCGAGCGCGAGCAGCTTATGGACTTGCCGCCTCGGCGCACAACCGACTTCGCCGAGGAGGAAGCGCGAGTTACCCGGTGCAGCACCTTTACCGTGCGCGGCATCCTCTACAGCGCGCCGTCGCGCCTGATTGGCCACCGTCTGAAGGTCCGTGTCTATGGCTATCGACTGGACTGCTATCTGTCTGGAGCGATGGTGTTCAGCACCCCTCGTGGTTCCCACGCCGCCAACAGTACCCGGCGGTCCATCGACTATCGGCACTTCATAGACGGCCTCAAGCGTAAGCCGCAGGCCTTCAAGGGACTAGCCTTCCGCAACGAACTGTTCCCGCGGGAGGCCTATCGGCGAACCTGGGAGCAGCTTGACGTCCGCGTGTCGCAACGCGATGCATGCAAGACGATGGTTGGCCTACTTGAGCTGGCTGCCATGGACGGCATCGAGGCTGTATTGGCCACGCGCCTGGAGGCGATGCTGTCCGACGGGGCGCTACCGAACCTGGAGGCACTGCGCGAGGAGTTTGCGCCGCGGCAAGCCGACTGCCCGGTCATTCATGTCCAGATGCCACCGGCCAGTTGTTATGACGCCCTGCTGGGCCAGGGGGCGGCAGCATGA
- the istB gene encoding IS21-like element helper ATPase IstB, which produces MNAPIPHDSARLTLMLNELRLPTIGRLWPEFAQRADKEGWQATRLLGALLEHELAERAKRRIERHRTESRLDLTKTLATFDFSMVPMVSKAHVMALATGDSWLEKGANVLIFGPPGGGKSHLGSAIGHALIDAGYRVLLTRTSELVQKLQAARQSLQLPATLAKLDRFDLIILDDLSYARKDQAETSVLFELIAERYERRSLLITANQPFSGWDNVFPDPGMTIAAIDRLVHHSTIFEMNVESYRRRTASDNQSSRRRSSSDNDNHNDIGATTMS; this is translated from the coding sequence ATGAACGCACCCATCCCCCACGACTCCGCGCGCCTGACCCTGATGCTCAACGAGCTGCGCCTGCCTACTATCGGCCGCCTGTGGCCAGAGTTTGCGCAGCGTGCCGACAAGGAAGGCTGGCAGGCCACCCGCCTGCTTGGTGCCTTGCTCGAGCATGAGTTAGCCGAACGAGCCAAGCGCCGCATCGAACGCCACCGCACCGAGTCTCGCCTGGACCTGACGAAGACGCTGGCCACGTTCGACTTCAGCATGGTGCCGATGGTCTCCAAGGCTCACGTCATGGCGTTGGCTACCGGGGATTCCTGGCTGGAGAAAGGCGCCAATGTTCTGATCTTCGGCCCGCCTGGCGGCGGCAAGAGCCACCTTGGTTCGGCCATCGGACACGCGCTGATCGACGCTGGCTACCGGGTGCTGCTTACGCGTACCAGCGAGCTCGTCCAGAAACTCCAGGCGGCAAGGCAAAGCCTGCAGTTGCCCGCCACGCTGGCCAAGCTCGACCGCTTCGACCTGATCATCCTTGACGATCTCTCGTACGCCCGTAAGGACCAGGCGGAAACGAGCGTGCTGTTCGAACTGATCGCAGAACGGTATGAGCGGCGCAGTCTGCTTATTACGGCCAATCAGCCGTTCTCTGGGTGGGACAACGTGTTCCCCGATCCGGGCATGACCATCGCCGCTATCGACCGGCTCGTCCACCATTCGACGATCTTCGAAATGAACGTCGAAAGCTACCGCCGGCGCACCGCCAGCGACAACCAGTCCAGCCGACGACGATCATCCAGCGACAACGACAATCACAACGATATCGGAGCGACAACCATGAGCTAA